TTTCCGGAAAAACCGGAAAGCGCTCCTCGATGCCGGTTACGGGATTATTGAACCGGAAACCGGTCCTCTTGCTTCCCGGACTGAAGGAGAAGGGAAAGGGCGACTGGCGGATGAAAAGGAAATTCTTGCTGAAATGAACGACTATTTTACCTTCAGGGGAATGCTGAAGGGAAAAAAGGTTTTAGTCAGCGGGGGACCTACCCGGGAATACCTGGATGATATTCGTTTCATCTCAAATCCTTCCTCAGGAAAAATGGGGATAGCCCTGGCCCGGGCTGCTGCCCTGGCCGGAGCCGAGGTGACATTGGTTCTGGGGCCGGGCAATATTGAAGCTGAAGGTCCGTATACGACAATCCGGGTGAATACGGCCGATGAAATGGCCCATGAACTGTTGTCCCGTTATGAAAAAGCTCACCTGGTGATGATGGCTGCGGCAGTGGAAGATATCCGCCCGGAAAAACAGGAAGGAAAAGTTAAAAAACAAGCTATTCCTTCGCAGATCAAGCTATCTGCCACTACTGATATCCTCCGGGAGATGGGAAAAAGAAAAACAGATCAGATTCTGGTGGGATTCAGTGTGGAAATCAAAGATGAAGAGGCAGCATCCCTCCGCAAACTGAAAGAAAAAAACCTGGATTTTATTGTAATCAATAACCCCATAAAAAAAGGCGCAGCCTTCGGACATGATACCAATGAGTGTATCATACTGGGAAAGGATGGCTTGCGTGTTGAAATACCATTAATGTCTAAACGGAAACTGGCAAAGAAAATTCTTTCATTG
The sequence above is drawn from the Candidatus Neomarinimicrobiota bacterium genome and encodes:
- the coaBC gene encoding bifunctional phosphopantothenoylcysteine decarboxylase/phosphopantothenate--cysteine ligase CoaBC, translated to MDALREKRILVGITGGIAVYKAASLVRRLTHDYACNVQVVMTEHALEFMTPLTFETFTDKPVLTSMWKSGGKVSTRHIDLVAAADMLLIVPATANIVGKAASGIGDDLLSTMILAVAPEKCFFALAMNTRMYENPFFRKNRKALLDAGYGIIEPETGPLASRTEGEGKGRLADEKEILAEMNDYFTFRGMLKGKKVLVSGGPTREYLDDIRFISNPSSGKMGIALARAAALAGAEVTLVLGPGNIEAEGPYTTIRVNTADEMAHELLSRYEKAHLVMMAAAVEDIRPEKQEGKVKKQAIPSQIKLSATTDILREMGKRKTDQILVGFSVEIKDEEAASLRKLKEKNLDFIVINNPIKKGAAFGHDTNECIILGKDGLRVEIPLMSKRKLAKKILSLIAG